ttgCTACGCTTAACTAGTTACATATGCTTTTTCAGATTGGACTACGAAGTGGCGGAGCTCACATGGGAGAACGGCCCGCTAGCCGCGTACGGCCTCGGCGCGTCGCGGGCCGCTAATTGCGCGTGGGAAAAGCCGCACCTGCGCCCGGCCGACACGCTGGAGTCAATAGTTGACCAAGGCGCGTGTGGCCTCCCACGCGCTGCGGCCAAGCTCGTTCCGTGGCTCGACCACAGAGGCGGAAGCAAAAATGCCTCCGCATCCGCGGCCAGCATGGACGCGCTCGTGCCGTGCCACAACGGCGGGAACGACGGCCCGGAGAGCTCCGCGGAGGTGCCGGGGATCGGCGCGTGCACGGTGGGGTCGTGCAGCGGCGTGGGCCGGGGCTCGTGCACGTGTTACACGAGCGCCAGCCCGAGCGACACGTGCGGCGACGGCGGGAGTGACAGCGCGCCGCTGACGATGGATTCATGCGAGAGAGACTTTGGCCTCACGTCCACCTCTCTCTGGTCGCCGGAAAATACCAGCTCCGGCGAAGATTACACCAGGACTTCCGGCGAGGAAAACGACACCGTTTGTTGCAGTAGATCACAggtattttatttttgcatgcactttatgaaaattttatgaaaactaaaatatgatttaaaaaaaataaaaaaaagtagagaattTTGTactacttattttatttttattacagGGTCAGGcaaggaaaaaagaaaacagaaaaattgGAAATAGAAAATCCTCAATCTCAGCTAAAGTTAGGGCAGCTGCTATTCACAGCCAATCTGAGAGAGTAAGTTTTCATTTACCCCTTCATCTTGTTATAGttcttttatatttcaattattcCATTTAGTttgatatataatttaatttaaattaggtGAGTTATAcgaaatttaaagttttgatctattttaagagaaaaattatgggcaaatataatttaaaatcatgATTCACCATGgctaaattattttgaaaatgaCTAGTTTAAAATTGGTTGAATAAGAATGCCACAGTAACCGAATTTTCATCCGTCGGATTTTCATATCGGACGAGAGTTGTTCGATCTTAGTTTGCATTAAGATATGATTCTCATTTGATCATACGtctatatctatatataaaTATCATACATGCACATATCGTGTTCATTGATTTATTTCAGAGAAGAAGGGACAAAATTAATGAAAGAATGAAGACATTACAGAAGTTGGTCCCAAATTCCAGCAAGGTATGAAAGCTTAGACTAGATTTTTCACGACTAAAGCGTAGACTATTAAACTCAATTATTAGTATATCATATTTgatcataaaatagaaaaaagagagaCAAAAATCATGCCAAATTATAAGGAGTTAAATCATGTTGTCGGTGCGTTATGTTTTACCTCTAACACTTGAGTTTAATTCTACACTTCTCTAGTAAGTATATtgaataagaaattaatttcaaaatattcaaaaattcATGTGTACTTATTTAGTTTATTGATTACAGACTGACAAAGCGTCAATGTTGGATGAAGTAATAGATTACATGAAAGAATTGCAAGCACAAGTAAATATGGTAAGTAGGATGACCATGCCATCTATGATGATGCCATTATCGATGCTTCAAATGTCTATGATGACTCCATCCATGGGCATGGCCATGTCTATGCCCATGCATAGGATGGGAGGCATCGACATCGGTAGCGCCACAGCGATGCCACCCATGATGCCATCGGCCACCGCGTTCATGTCGATGCCGCCGTGGGACATCCAACCTCCGCCGCCCACGCCGGATTTCTTATCCAACTACTTTGCTACTCAATCTCAAGTAAGAATATGAAATGTAaccaaaatttattaaaattgaatCTTGAAATTATGGTTTCATTTAATTAACTGTGATTGCAGCCAATTATGACGATCGACGGTTACACCAGATTGGCAGCTTTGTATCAACAGTTTCAACAAAGGATTGgctcaaaaaaataaaaataaaaatatgtaagATATATAATAGTGAGATATATATAGATGTAGATGTAGCTCTTTCCTTATGGTGTTCTTGATCATATATGTTGAAACCATGTTTGTTCAAAATTTAACTTGATTGTTGTTTGATGGCGTGAGTAGGATATTTTCAAGAGATAGCTCGGATTCTAATATGTGTAGTTATGTGAGTAATGGTTGAAAGTAGCTAATAATAAAGTTCCCTTGTTTGTGTAAACTTTAAAGGATGTTTGAACTACTATTTCTTGGGATATATTATATTTCTAAACAACATTCTCTAGCTctaatatgaaatttaaattgtcgTTGAACCAATTACAAGCGTCATGTTAGAGTAAATTGAGTAATTGTTAGATTTCTGTAGGAAAAGACATTTGATTTGGGTCTCTATTTATCGAAACAATCTACTATATgcaatttaataaaaatccttATGATATAAGTGGGCCAATTAAGATAGTACAAGGAGTACAATTATAAGTTTTTTGCTTACAACAAGACATAAAGATAGTCCAAAATTTCAGAAACTTTATCTTTTGCCGAGTACTATAGGAGTCGTTCACTTTCATTGATATGCCCAGATAAGGGCCCAAAACTGATGAAATTCTTGTGTTCACTTTCCATGTTAAAAAACATGTTGGCTCTAGATAAATTACAAAGCCCGCACTGTTCACATGATATGGCCAAGTTTCAAAACATGACAAAGTGGTGGTATTCAAATCTGGGTGTTGCTGTTTAACCCATAATTGGTTGGGGAATGCCCTATAATGCCCCCGCTGAGTTGGATTAATTGGTCTTCAGAGAGGGCAAGGCATggtattttaaaaattgttgggGAACTAATTAGTCACAACAATAATTTATTGAGCCGAAATGTATAAACCAATTCTTCAAAATCGATAAAGTGAACACACAAATTAAATACTGCATTGGTGGACCCTACCCACTATTTCTTGACCTGAAATATAAACTTTGGCCCAAAGCATGGATATGTCATCAATTGGCTATAAAGtaaaaattcttaatttttgtgaCCAACTCCTCTTTTgcactaaggccatccacaatgggcggacgatggcacgcccgatggcgcgcatcgtccgcgccattcatcgtccgcccccactgtgggtgtgtggcataggccgcggacgatagtcgcggcctatgcttcgggcgcgacttaaaccgcggacgatggccatcgtccgcgccatcgtccgctccattgcggacgtcgcggacgatgaccatcgtccgcgacatcgtccgccccattgtgaaggccgcggacgatggcacacggtttcatttttttatataaatctcgtttctcattcagttgtgcatacgaacatatcgactatctctcaacatattctctctcaacatccaacgaaaatgaatcccggcgaagacaccaatagttctagttcgtctgattccggtcgttcgattgacgaagcattagatgcagccgttgaagaggccatggcggcatgctattcgcaaatgcagcgcgaggcggcggcggctgcagcggcggctgagcaagtccatcgtCCTATTCGACATACAACGTATGTCCGACGCAACCACGAGGAAGCTCACaggcgtctggttgaagactattttgccgatcaaccacgttGTGGCCCGACTGTGTTCCACCGCCGGTTTCGAATGtcgaggtacctttttctcagcattgttcgtacattgtcttcacgtgaagaatacttcacgtttcgggaggacggcatcgggaAGCCCGGCCTTACatcattgcaaaagtgcacgactgcaaTTCGTCAgctggcatacggcaccacgacggacctttttgacgagtacctccactgtggggagactacaggccgcgagtgtctgaagtacttttgtcgggggatagtagaggcttATGgcaacacatatttgcgcaagccgacagccactgattgccagggtctgatgcagatgcacgagagggcgcacgggtttcctgggatgctcgggagcatcgactgtatgcactggcagtggaagaactgtccgaaggcgtggagaggccaattcacaagtagatacaagggcagccacccgacgatgatcctcgaagccatcgctgactatcggctttggatctggcatgcttacttcggcgtagccgggtcgaacaacgacatcaacgtcctcaactcgtccaccctcttcaccgaccaatgtaacggcaacggcccggccatagagttcactgccaacagacgccaataccatatggggtactacttggccgacggcatctacccacggtggccagttttcctaaagacggtcagctgcccgattggtgagaagagggttttatttgcgcaaaagcaagaggcggcgcggaaggatgtagagcgggcatttggggtgctccaatcacggtgggcaattgtgaaagggccggctcgtttctggtacaaggaagtcatcgccgatatcatatatgcgtgcataatcatgcacaacatgatagtcgagagtgaaggcggaagcatcaccgattggaatgacgacgaccgtgcatctagctctgcCGGCACATCAaccgagacacccgatagagggttaccgttaggtttcgatgaggttttatctaggcaggcctcaatgcgcaaccaacaggagcatgcgcagctcatgagcgacatgattgaagaagtgtgggctcgtaaccgccatcgctgagtttgcgttttttattatttcgcattgtaatgtattaatttttattaaatgaatgaagtttttaaa
This sequence is a window from Salvia splendens isolate huo1 chromosome 14, SspV2, whole genome shotgun sequence. Protein-coding genes within it:
- the LOC121765767 gene encoding transcription factor UNE10-like isoform X2, translating into MNSFATDPLSLDYEVAELTWENGPLAAYGLGASRAANCAWEKPHLRPADTLESIVDQGACGLPRAAAKLVPWLDHRGGSKNASASAASMDALVPCHNGGNDGPESSAEVPGIGACTVGSCSGVGRGSCTCYTSASPSDTCGDGGSDSAPLTMDSCERDFGLTSTSLWSPENTSSGEDYTRTSGEENDTVCCSRSQGQARKKENRKIGNRKSSISAKVRAAAIHSQSERTDKASMLDEVIDYMKELQAQVNMVSRMTMPSMMMPLSMLQMSMMTPSMGMAMSMPMHRMGGIDIGSATAMPPMMPSATAFMSMPPWDIQPPPPTPDFLSNYFATQSQPIMTIDGYTRLAALYQQFQQRIGSKK
- the LOC121765767 gene encoding transcription factor UNE10-like isoform X1 — translated: MNSFATDPLSLDYEVAELTWENGPLAAYGLGASRAANCAWEKPHLRPADTLESIVDQGACGLPRAAAKLVPWLDHRGGSKNASASAASMDALVPCHNGGNDGPESSAEVPGIGACTVGSCSGVGRGSCTCYTSASPSDTCGDGGSDSAPLTMDSCERDFGLTSTSLWSPENTSSGEDYTRTSGEENDTVCCSRSQGQARKKENRKIGNRKSSISAKVRAAAIHSQSERRRRDKINERMKTLQKLVPNSSKTDKASMLDEVIDYMKELQAQVNMVSRMTMPSMMMPLSMLQMSMMTPSMGMAMSMPMHRMGGIDIGSATAMPPMMPSATAFMSMPPWDIQPPPPTPDFLSNYFATQSQPIMTIDGYTRLAALYQQFQQRIGSKK